CCTACTATCACACTCCACCTAGATATTTATATGGCTACCCAGTAGCAAATGACTGGACTAATAACTGGTTTAGAAGAACATTATTAGTTTTGGGTCAAATCCCAATGCATTTTTTAAGAATCTTAGATTTTAAATCTGCACAGTTTCCAAATTATTTATTAACCAACTCAAACGAAGTAAAGAGTAGGGTATCAAAATTTTACAGAAGAGACTCAAAAGTTATTTATCCTCCAGTTGAAATCCCAGATATTAGACCAAACATTGTAAAAGAAAATTATTACTTAATAGGTGGTAGGGTATCAAGACATAAAGGACACGATATAGCAATTTCTGCTTTTACCAAACTGGGACTACCTCTAAAAGTTTTTGGTGGAACCTTTGCATCATATGGTTTAGACCAATTTAAAAAGAATGCTGGCAAGAACGTCGAGTTCTTGGGAGAAGTTACGGATAGCGAAAAATGGGAGTTAATGAGAAGTGCAAAAGCTTTTATCTTTCCATCAGAACAAGAAGACTTTGGAATAATTCCAGTTGAAGCAATGGCTGCTGGAACTCCCGTCATCGCTCTAAACCAAGGGGGTGTAAAAGAAACAGTAGTTGATGGCAAAACTGGAATATTTTTTGAAGAAAGAACCCCAGAATCATTGGCTCAAGCCGTTATGAAATTTACAAAAATGAAATTTAAACCAGAAGACTGTATCAAGCAGGCCAAGAAATTTAGTAAAGAAAGATTTAAAAAAGAAATGCTACAATTTGTATATGAAAAGCTTAAAGAAAAGTAGTATAGCTCCACTTGTAATAATTTTAGTTTCGATTATCTCAGTTTTTATAGTTTCAAGGCTTATTACCTTCTCAATAATGGAATGGAAAATATTACCACCATTTTTATTTGCAGTTGTTGGAGAATTTAGGCTTCATCATCTTGTATATGGAAACATACTTATTACTATTACAAGTTTTCTAGCCATTGGGCTTGGAATTAGGAAACATAAAAACTGGTTTGCATTATTTTATGGTATTGGACTTGGCTTAGTGTTAGATGAGTTTTTGCTTTGGATTGGAGATGTAGAACAATTAACAAGTAATGTTTTATGGATTCCATATTCAGGTACAATAATCGCCGTTGTCTCAATTATTATTGCAACAATCATAATGTTTAGGCTCTATCAAATTAAGCCAATTCACCATCGCCATAGTTTTAAATTAGTTAAAAAATAATTATGCAAATTAATAAATCATTAAAAGTACTTTTTACGCTTAACTCAATTTTCGTATTTGGTGGGTCGCTTTTTGGCCCACTTTATGCAATTTATGTGCAAGGTCTAGACAACAAAATTGTTACAGTAAGTTTGTCATGGGCTGTTTTTATGCTTTCCTCAACAGTATTTATGGCTTTCGTATCAAAGTATGGTGATAAGGTAAAAGAGCAAGAATATTTATTGGCCGGTGGCTTTTTGGTGAGGGCCATTGCTTGGATGGGCTACCTTTTTGTAACAAATATATCAGGGTTAATTTTAATCCAAATTATTTTAGGTTTAGGAGAGGCCTTGGGAACACCATCTTGGAATGCTATTTTTGCAAAACACTTAGATGGTAAGAAAGAGATTATGGATTACTCAAATTGGAATATTATCAATAATCTATTAGTAGCTTTCGGTGTAGTATTGGGCGGCGTTTTGGTGACGCACTTTGGGTTTAATGTGTTGTTTGTAGCAATGAGTATGTTGGCTTTGGTCTCTTTTACTGGTGTGTTGATTACGCCAAGGAGGGTACTTTAAATGCCAGAATTACCAGAAGTTGAGACAATGAGAATGCAATTAGAAAAGTTTTTAGTTGGATCTTTAATTTCTAAAGTTCAAGTTAAAACACCAAGTTATGACTTACCAAT
This bacterium DNA region includes the following protein-coding sequences:
- a CDS encoding MFS transporter, translating into MQINKSLKVLFTLNSIFVFGGSLFGPLYAIYVQGLDNKIVTVSLSWAVFMLSSTVFMAFVSKYGDKVKEQEYLLAGGFLVRAIAWMGYLFVTNISGLILIQIILGLGEALGTPSWNAIFAKHLDGKKEIMDYSNWNIINNLLVAFGVVLGGVLVTHFGFNVLFVAMSMLALVSFTGVLITPRRVL
- a CDS encoding glycosyltransferase — encoded protein: MKIISKALQNKNFVKVAIVHDYLKEFGGAEKVVEALLEIWPDAPVYTSVFLPKYAGPHRERIEKWNIKTSILQHIPFKAKLISMFRFVAPFIFGFIDLSKFDVVITSNAGTYTSPNFVKVSKKTLFIAYYHTPPRYLYGYPVANDWTNNWFRRTLLVLGQIPMHFLRILDFKSAQFPNYLLTNSNEVKSRVSKFYRRDSKVIYPPVEIPDIRPNIVKENYYLIGGRVSRHKGHDIAISAFTKLGLPLKVFGGTFASYGLDQFKKNAGKNVEFLGEVTDSEKWELMRSAKAFIFPSEQEDFGIIPVEAMAAGTPVIALNQGGVKETVVDGKTGIFFEERTPESLAQAVMKFTKMKFKPEDCIKQAKKFSKERFKKEMLQFVYEKLKEK